The following nucleotide sequence is from Salvia miltiorrhiza cultivar Shanhuang (shh) chromosome 7, IMPLAD_Smil_shh, whole genome shotgun sequence.
TTTGCATATTTTATTTCTCAAGATAGAACCAAAATGTTCATAATTCTCAGGAGTAATTAAGTATAAAAAGTAAAGAATGCAAAATTATTATgatcatatttttctttaaaaaggtatatatattttgcatgattgaatatttttatgcttaaattaacatttttttttcaatttcaccATTTTAATAAGATATAGTAAATTACAAAGTTAGCTTaagtaataaaataatcaaatgcATTGTGATATCTCAAAATTTTAATCCATGTTAATAAATAAgggattattaattttattatttttatttattgaaagTAATTCTCAAAATTAAAGGCctctaattttataaaatggCAATTCAAATTTGGTATTTGTTTTATTTAGGCGAGAATAGTTATGCAAGATTCTTATAGAGAAGTACATCAAaatagttttattttgttttatgaaACTACAGTTTATTatagggttattagcctgtaaatacacgaactttttatattttctgaaatttaacatgactttaatttttagcccacaaatacacgaacttagcattttttctgatttttgacatcgacaagaaaaaattctaatttactattaacgtgaaggccggtataccatgtcattcactctctaatcaaaataatgaatcaaattattctattcaagtgcatatctcgtagtccacgtcatgtattccggcctccacctcaacaataaatagagttttttcatgtcgatgtcaaaaatcagaaaaaatgctaagttcgtgtatttgtgggctaaaaattaaagtcatgttaaatttcagaaaatataaaaagttcgtgtatttacaggctaataaccctttATTATAATAAACAATTATGGCAGGTTGTGATCCAACAACTTCCAGAATGGAAAGCGCACGAGTGGAAGTATGCAAAAGAAGTTCCTGAAGGCGTTTTTCACATATGAAAAACTTTTTTAgctctctttttcctttttctttttttttcttaaatatagatttttttttatttccaatttgGGTCTCTAAAACCTGTATTTTTGCTCAGAGATgtgaagggaaaaaaaaaagaatggagAAATAGTTGATTTGCAAAGCGGAAGTCATGAGATTATTAAGACATGGACCGCACCAAGGAAATCACATGGCTTGCATTATTTATTTAACACAATTTTCTACACGAAATATTTTATGTACATTTATGGAGAAGTTTAATTATTAGCAAACATAAAGCGGATAGTGCAATGTATGTAACAATATTCCATGTAAATTATTAGCAAACACAGAGCGGAGTACTGTAATTGATAAATTTAGATGCTTGAGAGCTAATCTTGCGAGCTACCTTATCAATACCAATTTTCATTAATCAGACTAATTATTAGTTCTTGCTAAAATAACTTTTTTCccaacatataaaaaaaaatccctaATTATAAACTAAGCTTTTTTGGGTTCGATGAGTAATAATTCAATATTGGCATTGATTGTTTGTTGCCGCATCTTTCATGATtgagaattaaataaaaacaaaaatagtaaaaaataccAAAAGCATTCGTCACAAAATTGGGACCATAAAACCAAATCCATGGAATCATTCGAGAAAGCATGCAATTAACATTTCACCAAGAAATTAAAAGGGATTTTCGACATTCAAAGCAATTCAACAAgtaaaaaaggaaaagagaaatgGATTTTGCATTTTGGTCTTCAAACAAACCGGAACTCAATCATCCAACAAATTGTACAGACTTAGAAATCGGTAGAAAGTGGTGCATGCTCATGGTGCATGAACACATTGCTGTACACCGCCCCGGCCAGGCCGCCGCCGATGAGCGGGCCCACCCAATACACCCAGTTCCCGGCGTAGTCACCGCTCGCCACGGCCGGGCCGAAGGATCGGGCCGGGTTCATGGATCCGCCGGAGAACGGGCCGGCCGCCAAAATATTGGCCCCCACAATGAACCCAATTGCAATTGGCGCAATTGTGCCCAATGAGCCCTTCTTGGGATCTGCTGCGGTGGCGTACACGGTGTACACCAATGCAAACGTGATGATTATCTCCATCACGACTCCTTGGACGGCTCCCACGCCGGCGGCCAACCCGTGAGTTGGGATTGCCTGCATCATTTTCAAACTCCACTTGTAACTTGTCTAGTCTCATCTCTTAGCTAATGAATTGGAATTTCACATTAGTTTATAGTAAGATTTGAGGTGATTATAAATCGGAATTAGACTTACCAAACCGCCGGTAACGACGGAGAGCAAGAAAGAGGCGACAATGGCGCCCAAGAGTTGAGCGATCCAATAGAAGATCCCGGTGAGGATGGTGATCTGCCCGCCGACGGCCAATCCGAAGGTGACGGCGGGGTTGACGTGGCCGCCGGAGATGTTGGCGCCGATGGAAACTGCTACGAAGAGAGCGAATCCGTGGGCGATTGCCACCGCCACCAGCCCCGCCGGGTCGAGGGCGGCATCCGACGTCAACTTATCTGTTTAATTAAACGAAAAAAAAGTCAGGAAATCGGAATAGTAATTTTGCATGGGCGTGCATGCATCAGTGTAGAGTTAATTAATACTAACTGTAAGCGATGGCGGAGCCGACGCCGGCGAAGACGAAGAGCATGGTGGAGATGAACTCAGCGATGTACGCCTTGATTGAGGCGAAGCTGAACGAGTCATCGAATCGGCCGAAAGCGATTCCCGGCATTTTTTTTGTCTTGTGAAGAATAAGAagaacaaagagagagagagagagagtgaagaaTTGTTTTTGAGGTACAAATTAAGGCACTTTCTATGTCACATTTATATACTAAGAATCCCACATATAGTTTGATTTTTTGGGTGCATTTgtgatatatataattattttttaattcagtTTCATGATGAGTAGTTGTCTGCATCCTACGTGGAAAATTCTATCTACTATATATGTgatcatatttttatattatattatatatatatatatatatatatatatatatatataaatattgtgAAATGATAAAATGATCATAAGTAAACTGTGATGATTTTCTTTTAATGTGGTCGGTCACAGTTATGATAGTGACTATAACTTGGtcaaaaattatacatattgtATTTCACTATGTTATGCAATTACTTAGTTTAATCGCATTATCACCGATATATattgtgaaattataaaataaaaaaaaagtgaactGTGATGATTTTCTTTTAATGTGGCCGGTCACAGTTATGATAGTGACTATAATTGGTcaaaaactatatatatgtgtttcaTATTATGTCATGCAACTTAGTTTAATTGCATTATCACCAAAAATTTAACAGCATTCACGTTGAATTTAATTAGGATActaaattaaatactaatagTTACAATTTCTAATCAAAAGGAAATAGTCAAAAGATAAATAGTCTCCATCACTTGGTTTAAGGATCACAGATGCATATGTGCATTCTCCACCATATATTTCACATCTCACATCtagacttaatttttttttaaagaacatCCCAGTATAAAACTATAAGACTTTAAAGTATCCTCAACATATTTATCTAACATATTTATCAGTTAATTGATAACTATTAATCACGCAATTAATTCTCTTTTCTTGAACGTAACAAATTTTGCTCATAAGCGCgttttcatttttgggacgtcccactccaatagacccagtctaaaattagaaataattagggaCTTCCTAAttcttattttcaaaaataaaaagttacaaaaaataattatacagtggacaatacaataaaatacttatttttcgtaaaataaaattatttcttaaaataaaaaataaaagtggataatttttcttaaaataaaatccttacaaaaaataattatttttcataaaataattatttttactaaaatgaGATAAGGGAAGCAAaggtaattaacaaaaattagaaATGTACTTAAAAGGTTAAAATTGTGTGGACCAcactatttatatattaaaaagtgaatttcttaatctccgtatcGAAAAGAACTGAGTCTTGGACTAGGACGGGGGAGTATGATCGAGAACACTATCAAGTAATACAAGCATATATGAGTATTTCCGGTTGGTGAAAGCGGGTTGGTGAAAGCGGGTTTTGGGAGGGTCGTGGGTTTGGAGggtggagtggaggagggagttaagggagagggagaaagggctTGAGGAGGATCTCCGATTGgtgattgctgattttgctcctTGTGTAGATGAAACAGACAGATGGAACTGGAATGCGACAAcagatggatgcttcacaatcaagtcggcatatgaatttgtggcaaaaacaagacaggaccaacaagttttacctttggagatggcaaaggtttggaaggccccaacaccaaataaagccaaggtgacggcatggagatgtcttagaaacagattggcaacatgtgataatttgagtagaagaaatgtccagatcagcgtggaggagagatggtgtaATGCATGTGTCTCtagtgaggaaacgacggaacacATGTTCCTCCATTGCccgaaagcagcggcggtgtgggaccagatctttcaatggctcgacatcaaaacggcaattCCGAGAGATATctttcaacacttcatttctttcattgcggctggaaaaaagaagagagaaagaagactgcttaaagctttgtgggtgggaacagtgtggttgctctgggaaagcaggaatggtagtcgttttcaggacaaggcttgggatattgatagacttgtcttacagattaaggggagactttggagctggaacgaggcctacaaaatcgtggagttaggaattccttttacttcttggtgttccaaagattttaaacttgttttattgttttgattggcattcctgatgccttgaccccttttctttcaataaaaattttactttactgatcaaaaaaaaaaaaaaaaaaaaatatgagtatttcatactccctccgtcccaaacgaaatgtcctatttttttcggcacgaaaattaagaagtgtgtataaagtagataaagtgggttggtgaaaattatttaaatattatgtatagagagagtgtgtattgccaaaaaaggaaacatgacatttcgtttgagacagcccaaaaagaaaaataggacatttggtttgggacggagaaagtataaTTTATAGACTTGGTCACGTGATCTTTTATTGTATGTATCTCAATGACATTATTACTGTAACATGTAATATACAAATTGCAAAGtacttataatttaaaatagatATATACAGAAACAGATAAGGATATAGGGTGTGGCAAGTATTTCCAAGTACATCCAATCACAAAAGGAATAGAGGCTTAGCTGTCAAGAACGTGATGCGCTGGAAGTGTCTGGAAAATGTTCAACCTCAATTAAACATGTCCatgtgaaaataaataaataaataaataaatagtaatAATATGTCCATGTGAACCATCCcaattaagagggtgtttggctgaccttataagctctttaaaacaacttataacttgtttattttataagttcATTCAAAGTGTTTAATAAAATAAGTTCCTTAAGAATttataagttgtaaaaataagttctaagaacttataagctccccaaataataacttattccaccccaacttatttttacattatcttataagcaacactcagttttcaaaaataattcaattataattttttattttgatcatatatcatttaattttcatctcttttcgattttctctttATAACAAAGATTTtttctctaacttataagttaaattacccaaacactttgaaaacTTATAATAAGctctaaaaattacatttttataaactcttgaaacatcttataatctctaagagcttataagatctttaaaataagctttagCCAATGGAAAATGAAATTTGGGGCACTGCCACCCCAACTTattacatttttctttttatggcAAGGGATCCGCAGTCTTTATCCGAGATTCGTATTATTTTTAGAGCgttatgattaaatatttttattttttagactataatttttttagttacgtttttaatgaaaatataaattaaatgaaagttcaaattattgaaataattaagaattgttaatccatataaataaataagagattaattttaatacttttatCTATGAAGActaatcatgaaaagtaaacaTTATTTTCATGTATAAATAATCTACAAACTACACGGGAGAGATAGATCGCACCAGGAAAATCTGATGCGACAGGATTGCTATAAAAATGTTTTTACTTTAAACTTATTCACTGTTCATAGATGTATTGTTTGTGAGTAATTCGATTTAAAATgttgaaaagataataatttATAACCTTTCTCATATAAATGCATACTTAATTATTGcctcaaaataaaatatgcatACTTAATTATTCCAAATTTTATTTACGTAAAATGCTATTTTAATTTGCACATTCTTTTATGACCGTGAACTTTTTTACTATAACAATTAAACAACAAATACAAAGGGGTTAATTGcaaataaaattttacttttaaaacaTTGGAATAATATCTTAATTCTATTATTTGTGGCAAATTCGTTCACCCtaatttttgtatgaatttggAGTTGAAATTTAGATATGTATCTTACTTTTAAGGGCTTTTGAAGCCGTTATCTAAATAATTGTCATCTGAAATCAAACTAGGCatatttttaagtaaaattTTCAGTCAAATTCGAAAcctcatttcaaatattttaaaatttcctttttaaaatttttatatttaattttttaaattgtactccctccgtcccaaacgaaatgttctggagtatttcttttcggcacagagattaataaatgtgtataaagtagataaagtggattggtgaaaattatttaaatattaagtatagagagaaagtgtattgccaaaaaaggaagcaagacatttcgtttgggacggagggagtagtatatttctatttattttatataaagattattaaaaataatactcccccgtccacgaaagaacatcctatattttctttttgggacgtccacaaaaaaacttcctacatATTTtagactataccccaccacttataattactcttacttttcacttttcacaactctcaatattaattataacaccttttcaccactcttaaTACACTTAATtaccttttctccactctcaatgcactcaacaatattttttcttaaaacccgtgtcactccctcctaggaagttatttcatggacggagggagtattatataattattatcaaataatagcatattatatatttttattttttcctttaaCTATAATTATTACTGTCAAATGTACGAAGAACTATTCTAATTCCATTTAAATATCCAATTTTGGCGTACCAAATTAATGATAAAggaaatgaaaataaagaaggGAAATTGGGGAGAGGGGCCACATAGTGCGCCGACCAACTAATCAAACCACACCTCCTTTTacactttcttttttattagcAAAAGAAAATTATGTGGATAGGATTGGGGTGGACTATGATATTAATATAGGCGTGAATTACGGGAtttaaattcttttaattactAATATAATGTACAATTAAGAAGTGAGAATTATATGTGTAAGACGGATGGATAAGGGAATCTTGATTTGATTAAGGCCGTGGGGTGTTTGGTTCAAATAAAGAATGATGTTATTAATTATCTGGAGATAAGGTGTGAGGTTGGAATTgatgattaatatatatatatatatatatatatatatatatatatatatattgtttttctattattactagtacattcgcccgtgcgatgcacggcgaacatagttttgcatcaaaattaaacgatgcagcgtgtgtatcggttaagcgattaggggttaatgtctaaagcCGAAGCTCTTGGGTTCGAGACCCTGTggcgcgacctttaaatttctttatttaatcatgttaatttatcaaaaataaataaattaaatgatatatcaaataaataaaaaataaatattaaatatagttagaatataagtaaatgtaaattattttttcttaaaaaaaaataatctacatcaattactcagtaaagatccttaattttattttataattttgaaaagtatcatttttaattttccatctatttgttggaaaactttattttcttccttaaaattatagaataaacacatcattcaaattaaaagaaacgaagaaacaataaaaaaaaagagttttcacatcacaatatatagttttaaaacataagctaatcatgcataaaattaattttttctaagttagctcattacctatgccatcttattagaaaagcttcaattgataagtaggaaaataaattatattattagaatttattagaatactaataaaagagttgaataattatttgataccaaatcaaagatcttgcattcatatttaatttaagatatatatatatatatatatatatatatatagaatattttttataaataaaatttgatttttaaaagaatcattaaaatatgaaaaaaaaaatatgagagagagagagaatagaaaaTAGAAGACTGCGTCTgatgaaagagaggagagaggagagaaaaaatatactatgagatatgagatttgttgagttttataaatatcctttgatttattctttaattacaattttgccacaaactgtgttttcatataataaatagattattTTTTTGGACTATTTTTCTATTAAGTTTTTCAATTGGTATATATTTAAGAAATTAtcattttatatttatgttgaAACACTAATTTGCAATTATAGTAGATAAGAACTATAATTAATAGATATAATTAACAATGAATTGTCATAAATCGGAGCTAGAGGAGCTTAGGCGTCCCATTAGCTTTATTCTTAGCACCCTTTGTAAtcaaaattgtttttattttagcttcttcaaattatatttttgcatcCGTCATAGTCGGCAAAGATGTagtaaaattcaaattattctAAACCTTAAGGGTTGGCAAATTTTATGAGTAGAACTTAAATTCCTTTGTATTGTATTAATTCTttgttataaaattatattttatcttGTATTCTATTCCATgagtataatttaataatctTTGATTCCTTTATACCATAGAATTGTGTGGAAGAAGTGGTTGTGAGCAGCCTATTGAAAGCTCTATTGCAGCAAGGGAGAATTTAGTAAGTGGAAGTGAAATTTGATACTTTTATGTGAagatatgtatatattatgttgtTTGTGTAGTtttctagattttttttttttggtgctCATGAAAATTCGTAGTTGTTATTTTCGGTGTGCATTAGGTAAATTCATATTCTTATACAATAATTTGCAAATCACAAGGAATGAGTAAATCACAGTTGAAAAATCAAGTGTAGGCTCAGACTTATAGAGATTTTAGTGTGAAATTCGAATATGTGACATTTGATCTCAAAAAACCACTCAATCGACAATCATTAAGCATCTCAAAATGACATTTTGTATGTTTACTCTTTTAGTTTGAATTATTGGTGCGAAATCTTTAAAGGTCCAAATCAATTCAAACTACAGTTACCTAAAAGATTTTATAATGTCCTCTTAACATCATGCGGAAAAGAAACATGTCGAATTTGAATTAAGTGATCTAAACAACTCAAACAACTATTTTATTGACGTGgctgttttttttatttcttggaATAACTAGCTAGGAGAAAATTTAAGTATATGTTTTTTTCTTGTGTCCGCCAATAAATATGATAATAATTTGATATGAGCTCACATCGTGTCTTATTCATCAATATTCATGCTTACTCGATAATCTCCATTCTCCAAAGGGTATATTGTTCTTTTCACCATAAAAGTGaataaatattatttcaaaaacaaccgtggaatattattaattatgacGACACTTCGCTTTCCAATTCCAACCCTCGaggagaaaattaaaaatagaattctACTTTGGATGCGATCAAATGATGGGGGCAAACGAAAAgcataattatgaaaataaaattattattttcagaagaaaataaaagaaaatgattgTTGGACGGCCATAACTATGCACGATGTCAAAACTTCATAAGATGGTCGGTGTAAAAATATAATTGTGACAATGATTTCATGGGGCCCAATTTAAGTCGGATTTATTTTAATCCAAAGTTTGCTCCGTATGTTAACAAAAGAGACAGCTTCTTCACTCAGAAAATATaggatgatttatttatttcctaTTCAAATAGTaaacttttaaataaaaatggcTGTTAGTAAATCAGTAAATATTTTCACGGTTGATTCTCTATCAAACTTTCTAATACTACAGTCActgtaaaaaattattatattcgAGATGtgataaattaagaaataaaacatTACACTTAATATACTCTAACAATTGATTGGATGAACGTGTACGATTTACTTATACGTAAAAACTAGCAAACTTTTATGAATAATACAAACAGCAAATTATATACCCGTGCAGTTAATGAGAGGAGAATTACGGTAAATTGCAGTACAAACCACGGTAAATTTGCTTCAGGCTacagattttattcttaaaaggTGAATTACGGTAAATTCAAGAACAGAAATTGTAGTACAAACTAGGGTAAATTTGCTTGGTAACTGTAAAATCTCAAAGGTGAATGGATCAATCTACACGCATGTTTTGGGGGAAAGGAATTGTAGCACAGCAATGATAGTAGCCATTCTCATCGAATGCAAACCTTTGAGATAGATGAGCTTCGCGTATAGCATACTCGCCCCAATCCTCGCTACCATAGAGTTTGAAAATGCCTCTCGCATCAAACGGGTCCACCTTTTTACTTCTCGTCTTTCTGggtgagaaaaaaaatgaaaaaaatcgaAGTAGTTAAGCATGCTGAAGATTCAACCTAAATCTGCTTGCAGCGTGATTACAAACACGAAAATGTAATAAACGAATATAAATACAGGAGTTGTACCTTTTCCTGTGACGCGCATTCATAAGGGTGGCGTGCAACTGCATCAAAGGAGACGATTGTTGATAAAGCCAATATAAACTCGAATGATAACATACATGCAGAAAGAGCAGTTTTTACAAGAGAGCATAGGTGTTTGCTTTTGGGAGGAGGGGAGAGAGATGCATAATTTGCAATCAAATAGAATGGAGATGCTTCAAAATACATTTACTGAAGTACTGTGAAAGTGTTGAAGTATCAAAGATGAAGATACCTTCAACTGTTCCGCATCTTTTCCAATGACCAAGCCAGCGTCAACGAATGCATCAATGATGACTTCTAAGAAGGTTCAGGAAAAAGCCAAAAACAATAAATCAAGTAATCTAAAGTCTAAACATGATAAAGAGTCACTAAAGTTGTTAATTTGTGGAGTTAAAGTAAGACGAAAACAGAAGATATGGATACGACAAGCACGCAAAAGTCGTCCCTCGCCACCAATTTCTTCTACGGGAGCATAAAGAACAAAAGCCTTGGCCTTAGAGCCTCTCATGAAGTCCTGCAAGATATATGGAACCAATCCTCAAAGGAGAAACGAGACCAAAATAAATACTCTGAGTACTCTCAAGAAGGACATTTATAAATTCACCAACAAACAAATGTGACTGTGATTGGATTCATTTGTGTGTATCCATAATTTGGGCGAAAAAACAATACAATGCAAAGATACAGCCACCATCTATTTGCGACAATGGTCAAGCAAAGCAAACCAATAACTTGTGTGAAAATAATTGACAATCATTAAAGTTTTAACAAAGATAAAATCTTACCAGTCCCTTAAGTCTGATCAAAACTGGCCGGTTCTCTAAAGCATCCATTACTTTTGATGAGACGCTCTAAAAGGCAGAAAAAAGTTACTGTGAACATAAAAAATAGTCAAGTCAAATTGAGTTGGTTATAAAAATTTCACCTGCAAAACCTCTGTAGCTGTTTTAACCCGCTCCTTATTCCATAGCTTCAGCATGAGAACAGTTAGGTGAAAGGTTGTTGGTTTAATAAATATGGACTTCTCAATTCCCAAATCTGCATGTAAGAGGTGATCTGATCAATGTGGAGGAAGAAACACAGGACGAAATATTTGATGCATGCTGAGTAAGCTTGTATAGTTTTGATAATTTCCACCTCAAAAGGCAAAAACATAAAGAATAAAACCAAGCTCCAACGCGAGGAATTAATAACTCAATCAACAGATAAAATCACTATACCTATCATTTTAGAAGAACTGGTTGCCTTTGACTCTTTAGGAGGGTAACTGACAAGAGGAATGCTCGTTACATTTACCCTGACATGTCTATCAGTACCAACAGCTTTGACTTCAGCAACTACAGGTGTTTCTGTTGGACATTGGTTATTGTTTACATTTTCTTCGATATTAGCATCAGCTTTTTCCACTTTCAATTCAACAGAGACCTTGGGAGCTGTAGAATGattttcttcctcttcctcatctaCAGTATCTCCACCTGTAT
It contains:
- the LOC130992459 gene encoding aquaporin TIP2-1, whose product is MPGIAFGRFDDSFSFASIKAYIAEFISTMLFVFAGVGSAIAYNKLTSDAALDPAGLVAVAIAHGFALFVAVSIGANISGGHVNPAVTFGLAVGGQITILTGIFYWIAQLLGAIVASFLLSVVTGGLAIPTHGLAAGVGAVQGVVMEIIITFALVYTVYATAADPKKGSLGTIAPIAIGFIVGANILAAGPFSGGSMNPARSFGPAVASGDYAGNWVYWVGPLIGGGLAGAVYSNVFMHHEHAPLSTDF
- the LOC130992461 gene encoding uncharacterized protein LOC130992461 isoform X2, producing MIAWRSLLRLNFHVRETTNTYAKSKPLLDFQKPKFWHGFSCELNMDARNGRGNVNDRKKQKNVRQTWRAVSSQPDCSEGDGESVMVQNRQEEVCHGTSSTVSIAECGNSNIGVLDEPVGLDTGLVTEGGKIDESLHENFAPPKKHSLSVEIGASLMRFIKGKGGSTQEKIEVETGVKIIFPSSKKDDLIVLEGNSAESITQASEKIQTIIDKAVNSRELDYSHFVSLPLAIHPGLLDKLVNFQNTILRMTADDKDKNKDNDTGGDTVDEEEEENHSTAPKVSVELKVEKADANIEENVNNNQCPTETPVVAEVKAVGTDRHVRVNVTSIPLVSYPPKESKATSSSKMIDLGIEKSIFIKPTTFHLTVLMLKLWNKERVKTATEVLQSVSSKVMDALENRPVLIRLKGLDFMRGSKAKAFVLYAPVEEIGGEGRLLRACQVIIDAFVDAGLVIGKDAEQLKLHATLMNARHRKRKTRSKKVDPFDARGIFKLYGSEDWGEYAIREAHLSQRFAFDENGYYHCCATIPFPQNMRVD
- the LOC130992461 gene encoding uncharacterized protein LOC130992461 isoform X1, producing the protein MIAWRSLLRLNFHVRETTNTYAKSKPLLDFQKPKFWHGFSCELNMDARNGRGNVNDRKKQKNVRQTWRAVSSQPDCSEGDGESVMVQNRQEEVCHGTSSTVSIAECGNSNIGVLDEPVGLDTGLVTEGGKIDESLHENFAPPKKHSLSVEIGASLMRFIKGKGGSTQEKIEVETGVKIIFPSSKKDDLIVLEGNSAESITQASEKIQTIIDKAVNSRELDYSHFVSLPLAIHPGLLDKLVNFQNTILRMTADDKDKNKDNDTGGDTVDEEEEENHSTAPKVSVELKVEKADANIEENVNNNQCPTETPVVAEVKAVGTDRHVRVNVTSIPLVSYPPKESKATSSSKMIDHLLHADLGIEKSIFIKPTTFHLTVLMLKLWNKERVKTATEVLQSVSSKVMDALENRPVLIRLKGLDFMRGSKAKAFVLYAPVEEIGGEGRLLRACQVIIDAFVDAGLVIGKDAEQLKLHATLMNARHRKRKTRSKKVDPFDARGIFKLYGSEDWGEYAIREAHLSQRFAFDENGYYHCCATIPFPQNMRVD